aaaatttaattagaCATGATTTCTAGGAAACTTTATCctactaaattttttaagaatattaAGTTTATCAGAAAATTCAAATCGGACAAGATATTAATCATCCATCCACCTTTAGGTAGTCGGCGCTCACATGGACCCAGAGGGCACCGATgggacaattttcaataatatttattattttttcaactttttttattacttttatttctttttctttttactgttcatcctcttcctccttcctcctatTAGTGACCGGccacatcttcttcctccttcctcattAGCAACCAGTTGAAGGTGAGGTCCTCGTCGCCCAATGGCGCCGCCGCCGGGTGAGGCTGGCACCTTCAGTCCATCCATCCACCTTTAGGTAGTCGGCACTCACGTGGACCCGGGAGGCAGCGACgagacaattttcaataatatttaatattttttcaaattttttatttctttttctttttactgttcatcttcttcctcctttctcctaTTAGTGACTagcctcatcttcttcctccttcctcattAGCAACCGGTTGAAGGTGAGGTCCTCGTCGGCCAATGGTGCCGCCGCTAGGTGAGGCTGGCACCTTCGTCATTGGGCGAGCTCGGCCTCACCCAAATTTgatgaggccgacctcgcccatCCACGGCCGGCAAGGACCCATCCCGTGGTAtactaatttttgaaactcgaAGCCCCACACTATGCCTAAAGCCCTCACCCATCCCCTTCGCTTGAATCTAAGGCAAATGCCCAAAACCGGCATAAAATGTTGCTCTCGAGTTTTAcaggtttcttctttttttttcggagAACATCTAGACATGTAAATCTTCGGACAACTCTCCAAAATATCATAAGCGGGTATACGCATTAATATATGCGAGCACCAAAGTGAGGATAacagtttgaaattttcttcaaattcttcaatttttctggTACAATCACCAAAAGACAAGATTGGCCATGGATGGGCAATGTCGGCCTCGCCAGATTTGGGCTAGGCCGAGCTCACTCAACGTCGGCGGGGCCGGCGGCCGACGAGGATCGCGCCTCTAGCCAATCACTaaagagggagaaggaaaaagatgaggCCGGTGGCTTacgaggaaggaggaggaagatgatgaatagtaaaaagaaaaagagagaaaaggaaaaaatattaaatattattaaaaactatccCGTTAGCATCGATCgggtccacgtcaacgccggccaGCCAAAGATggctggatggattgaattggtaaaaatgcaaaatgtttaggattgaattggcaaaaatgcaaaaggtttaggactgaattgacaaaagtataataggtttaggacatttctgacaattttcccaattaaGCTCAAAATAGGCCCTAAGGCCATGAGATTTTCGGCCAAGCCTTCCCCTAGTGCAACCGAATTCTTCTTTAAGTTCTAGCCCGGtccacacatcaatttcaagtCCGCTTTTGCCGCCGGTCTAATTAAATGCAAATAAGATGCATGCTAAAATTTAAATTAACCTATATGAAaactaggggtgatcgattcCCGGTCCGGCttggttcccctcaagaatcgggaaccggtCTAATGATcccggttcccctcaagaatagGGAACCGGTCCGATGATCTTGGTTCCCAATTTTCGAAACCGGGGACCATCGACGatcccgggaaccggaccgtaCCAAACCAACCGATTCGGTCCAATTCTTGggcggtccaatggaaccggcTAATTGTCCACCGGTCAAGAAATTAACTGCCTTGACCTAATTTCAATGATGTGAAGTTTCTTCGTCGGGTAGGTCCTTATGTCGTTGTTAACTCTGCAAATGGAAATTGTGAGACAGATAAAATCTTTTGTCATTCCGTAATTAATGTATGGAAGGGAGTAATCTTTAACCTTCGACGCAGGTGGTAAAAAACTCGATATACGCAATCCATCAGAAGCTTTGCCTTAGTTATGTCGGCTGAGTGGCTCAATTCATTTCATGTGACTATAGCAACAGATTCTTTGCTTATCAGAATAGATGAGCTAGGGGTAGAAATCTGAAAGCGGACTCACCAAGCGCTAGGGGAATCCCTTGTTTCTACGGTTACTTGAGAAGTGCTCCATTGAAGGTTAGAAATTAGAAGAACATAATGATGAGAacaatttaagaaattaaaaaaaaatattaaaatatttcaatcCGATTATGTTCTATACCCCTGGCATCGAGAACTGGACCGCTTGGACACCGGTTTCAATCTTAAGGatagggaaccggaccgccacCCTCTGGagccgagaaccggaccaccggtccgggcGGTTCCCTATTGGATCGATCCGACTTGCTCACCCTTAATGAAAACTAtactaaaattatttaaatgttTTGTTAGGGAGTAAGGTCAAtccctcatttttatgaaattaatcataaattgatagttaaaatttaggtgtcaacacggaTGTAAGAAATCTTCAAGGGAGTGAGAAGAAACATCACCTCGTCTCTCCAACGAGCGAAATTACTTTCGTCAAAACGGTCCATTTTCACCATATCTTGATTcatcactttaattgacccTAACTCCATTGTTGAACAAGtaattccttaaaattgttGGGAAATATGATTGGGAAAAAATGGAATCATACTCTAAACTGAGAATTcactttctttaaggaattatttgccacACAAAGTTGCTAATAGTTACCGGCAAAAATCCTTTAGGATACAATAAAGCCTCGGAATGAGAATATCGGATAGCAATTTTGGTATTTCTCTAACAATTCTCAAAGGGATACAATCGAAAATTATTGGTTGTACATCTctttgaagaaacaaaaatggaagTTAAAGTAGCGATCGAACAAAAATGTTCGATAATTTATAGCAAAAATCTTTGAACAGATGCAACATTTCAAAGGTTAAGAAGTTATGTCCGAATAGACACAACATTCCAATAATTAAGCAGTAATGTTCGAATAAACACAGCTTTTCACGACACAcctattcaaaaattttaagagcCCTTTGCAAACAGTGGCACTATTTTAataggggaaaagtacactagaagtgtcataacttttgtacggcgttcacttaagtgccataacttttaaaaatcgttcacttgagtgccatgttgacgtggcagccggaaaagctgacgtggcaaccgggaagttactgtagatgccggaaaagttactgtagcatgccggaaaagttaccgtagacgctGGAAAGCCGACGCGGCAtgccgaaaagccgacgtggcacgcgcggaaaagtttctgtagcactcaagtgaacgattttgttccaacgtagcactcaagtaaacgatttttgaaagttatggcacttaagtgaacgttttgaaagttatggcactcaagtgaacgccgtacacaagttatggcacttctagtgtacttttcccattttAATAGAATACAATAATTGTTTAATAATTATaattcacaaataaaaattaataactaTTGATTAGTGTCAAATCTAGTCCACGTGCGCACTCACATCTTTTTCTTTGTGGTACAAGACATCTCTTAATttcttttacaaacaaactatcCACATAACCGCACTCAGAAGGAAGATGATGGACTCTTATCTTTTGTAAGTTGACCGTTCCAGACACATGGTAAAAAGGATGAAGGAAATAAATCATCGGCAAACACGCAAAAACCACACGTCTTGTCATTTCATGTTGATTGCACAATGGTCATTCTGGTACCGATATTTGTTTTGCCGGCTCTTTGTTAACAACACATTCATTCGACTAGATCTTGTTTCCTAACAGCCAGAAAAGGATAAGTCATGACCTTCCATCAGAACTCTGATTGTTCCTTCCTAATGAAGAAACAACCTGTAGGACCCCCACTGGGCAAAAGCGCCAACTTCACTGGACTCTCTGCGCCTTCTTCCATGGACAAGATGCCTCTGCGACCGTTGATGTCTGTTCTCACTGCGCCAGGGCATACACAGTTGATGAGGAAACCTGGAAACTTCTTGGCGAGGATCCTAGTGTAGGCATTAATGGCTGCTTTTGAGATGATATAAGCGGGCGTGACTGCAGATGAACTATTCTTGAAATTCTCAAGGTAAACGTTCACAACCTCGTCCACTTTATCCTCTGTGAGGTTCTCGATGTCGCTCAGAACTCCCTTGGCCCATTCATCAGACACATactgaaagaaaaaatcagcaaTTGTTACTGGACAACCTCATCATAGCTCAGCTGATGCATTTAGTTAGAGACTTTATACTGTAACAGGGTCATTGGTCAACATGGAACCTGATCTCAACCCAGATAACAGAGAGTCGAGTTCTACCAAATGGCGCTGGACAAGGTTTCGCACCTTGGAGATCTactccaaaaaatgaatgaactaaTTTTTCAGAACCCTTTTGGTACTGTATGCATGCATCTACCTGGTGCTTCCCGACGATGGAGGAGACGTTCACGATCCTTGGTGAATTAGACCGTTGGAGGAGGCCAATATGAGCTTCTACCATTCTTTTCGACCCATGGTAATTTGTTTCGATGCATGTTTTGGCTCCTTCCAGACTCTGCGTAAAAGCTTCACGCCAGTTGACTCGAGCATGGGCGTCGGCATCCTGCTTCTGcaatcaaaagtcaaaaccaGGAAAACCCTCTTGTTAGTAGCCTAAGAGTAACAACAAGAGGGTCTAAATCTCTTATCTATAATTGCATGAGGAAAGTAAGGTAGCCTATTTGATAAGAACATCAGCATGGACTACCTCTCCGTCTGTCGCGCAGACAAAAGAGCTAGTATCAATAAAAACTTGGGATACCAAGcatcattttagaaaattacttaGCCTTCTAAACAGCTCAAAGGCTGGTAAATCTCTTATATATACAGTGTATGCTGTAATTGGACATTAAATactttttcttcatcattttctctaTGCATAATTATCTGGTCAGACATTGTTCGTTTTGAAAACGTGCCTCTAAAAAGCCGGCAGCCCTAAAAGCTTCATAATTGACAGTGGCTCCAACAACCCCGGCATTGTTCACCTGCATAATAGTTTTCGCCTGTTATTGCAACTTTCCGCATGGGTTCCCAAAAGGCAGGGACAAGATGTAATTGTAAACGTGTGTGTACCAATATATCTAGCTTTCCAATTCGAGTCTCTATGAATTTTGCAAGGGATACAACGCTGGAAGGATCAGTGACATCCAGCTGATGAAAAAGTACGTAATCTGACAGACCAGAGTCTTTGAGCTTTTGAACTGCTTCGAGCCCTCTTTTCTCATCTCTAGATGTTAACACCACCACAATCCCATTTGAAGCCAACTGCCTGCATATTTCAAGCCCAATCCCCTTGTTCGCACCCGTAATGACTGCATACCTACATACCGAAACGAAGTATAAGAGCAAGCAATCTGATGGAATTATGGAATCCAAGCATGCACAAAACCCATTAGAGAATTAGAGAACCTCTTTGTTGATTCTGCCATTTGGTTGCAAACCGTAGCTAGCGTGTGAAGTGCCCACAGTTGAACAATGGAATGCCACTGCACTCTTCCAATTGTCTTATTTATGTGAAAAGCTGCAAGGTCATATATTCACAGGATATCAGTTGCAATAGGTCGCTTTCATGTGCTTGTTCTTCTCTTGTCGGCGCCTTTGAATTCATATCAATCTACAGAAGGCTCCTACAAGGGGTAGTTAacccttttggtgaaaaatacaCGCACGTTGATATTACGACTATGTTTAGGTGAATAACATGAGGGTTACTATTTACAGGTAAACTATTTTGCTCGAGGAAAAAAGATAGCAAAAGGTAAGAATGCTAAAGAACATAAATAGACATCTGTGAAAGATGAACTAGTCTTATATTTCTAAGGATGTACTGATTATGATATGTACTTAACAGTAAGAACTTAATTGTTTTATAGTACGACCTTTTTGTACGTAAGTAACGTGCAGAGACTTTTCTGTATACTACGTGGGTTAATCGAACTACTCGGCCGAGCTATGCTTATAGCCTTGCTATCGATTCACAGCTAACAAAAGCTCCATGAATGTTATTTGGCGAACGGCCAAGCCTATAATCAAACACAGTGAAGATGGCTGAGATGGACTTTGTAGTCGCAAGTCTAGATTTGTATCTTCTATCAGAAGTCCCACTCGTCCTTCCTGACAAAGAAGCATCCACAACAAGGTCCCGCCATTCGGAAGAAAGTGCCCACTTCACCGAACTTTCAGCGCCTTCCTTGACCATACAGCTAATTTTTTGTGTTAATTCGGGCACGACTCTGGACACCGATCCATGCCGgcaaattattttaagtgtctgTAGCTTTTCAAGAGTCGTCAGATGACTAAAGTTTAACCACTAAATTATTTAAACTGTTACACAATAATGGGAAGAgcacactagaagtgtcataacttttgtacggtgttcacttgagtgccataacttcaaaacgttcacttaagtaccataacttttaaaaatcgttcacttaagtgccatgttgacatggacgccgaaaaagctgacgtggcatgtcggaaagccgacgtggctccctggaaagttgacgtggcacgccgaaaaagttgatgtagcactcaagtgaacgattttgctccgacgtggcattcaagtgaacgatttttgaaagttatggcacttaaataaacattttgaaagttatggcactcaagcgaacgccgtacacaaattatggcacttacggtgtacttatccccacaATAATAGACCCCGTCAAAAGGATGAATTGGATCGAAAATGGCCCAATCTAAATTGACCGATTTAAACCGTTTTGACTTATTTCTTGCAGTACAAAATTatggaaaattgccaaaaaaaaattttaaaactactgcaattatgccaatttgatcataaacctttttttgccaattgaattctaaacttttgcatttgtgcgaATTTAGTCTATTTGGCCAAATTTTGCCCGAAAATTGCTGGCATGGCATGGCCGGCCTCCCCCGGCGATGGTGAGGTTGACCTCACCGGCAAGAGGAAGaagttaagggaaaaaaaaaagaggaaaaaaattaaaacataaattaaatattaaaatactttcaaaaattgtctcGTCTGCTCCGGGTGTACCATGTCgttgatttccggccaaaattggtcgaatagactgaattgacacaaatgcaaaatgtttagtattcaattgaaaaaaaaaaggactatgactgaattggtacaattacaatatatttgggatttttttgacaattctccCCAAATTTAGTGACCCAACCCATACACGAACCCAccgatattgctaaaacacttttatatttaacctaATCTAGGAAACTCATATCCAAAATGAGGTGAGAGGGCAAAGTGAGCCACTAACATATCGAGTTAATGCAAGAGAGAATCATAGAGGTGGGTTAGACATAAGTAAGTTGTGAACATATTTAACACTCATCTTATTTGAGTTTACCGTTTTAAacacatttattttaaaaaaatccatttagCAACTCGATCCATCAAAAATGGGTTAAGAAATGATTCtatgatccattttgacaggCCTACACCATTAATAACAACATCCCACATCAAATTATCTGATGCCTTGAAAACCACTTCATTTTGTTGCACCACACATTATAGTCCTTTCCATCAAAGTAAGGAGGTTTGTTGTTGAATTGGGCATCACCTGCTccggtgaataggtgattctaaataattttaaaacttaatgcAGAATTATACAAGTTAAAGTAGGATCTGAATAAAGTTCAGTATTAGATTGGGAACAAGCATGTGCAATAGACTAAACACAATAGAAAGAGTTTAGAGTTTGAGAGAATTGCACGCAacatttatagtggttcggcttagatAAACCTACATCCACTCTCCCACCTTGACAGCCAATTGGCTAaattccactagatgaatcgTTAATCTCTCAAAGATAAAGTATTTCGCTCTTGAGAACAAGTATATAAATTTAAATAACTCAAGTACTTTGGAATTATTGGTTCCGATCTCTCTTCACACTTGATCACCGTGGATCCCCTTTTTATACTGCTTCGACCTTGAACTAGTCATTGCAAAGGTCCTTCAAATGATCGCTTTTCAATTGTTGATTGGACGTCATTAGTCTTGATTAGAAGATACTGTATATATAGATTTGGTAGCCGCTGGTGTAGAGTCTCGAACCCTTCGATTTAGTCGTCCATGCGGCTAAATCCTTAGTTTCCATCAGCGGAGTTGtttaaatatgaaagttttcTTGTCCGatggaaggtaatttccaatcaaggatATTCTACTTATCTATTTATACAAATatcttgtcaatcaaagattatatCCTTTCATAAATAATGCGGCCAAACCGGAAATTCGCCAACGTGGGTCTTCAAAATCTAGAAAGAATGTACTATAGAATCTGAACATAATTTGGAAGCAGTATtcataagtaaaaaattttggacaaacTGGAACAGTGAATATGAGCTTTGATAAAGCCCATGTTGATGTTTCACATAAGTCTTCTCCAAAGATAAGGATTGAATATTCAGAAGTGATATCCCACTCCATTTGAATAATAAGAGATTCAATCTTATTCAAAAGCAAATATGTGGTTGAACACTAGATTTGGAATAATATAAGCTTTTTCATTCATGTGTTGTACCTGTAATAAAGTATTTTAAGGCATTAACTAGATTCTTTCTTAAATAGAATAATTTTgttagaatcaaaatatttccacggaaggttttctcaacaaccATATCTTTAACCATAgctaaaataaagataaaaataaaaaaaagttgctagTAAAAGCGACACTTGCTCTGCAGCATTTGAATGCGAGTCTTTTGATGAGTTGTCATTCTGTACATTTAactggctccgtttgtttttttatttgaaaaacatttaccTAAAAAATGTCGTTTGCATCACTTATAAAATTGAATGAACGAAAACAAGTTttcattatttacaaaaaattttagacataaattattattgataataaataCATTTTTATTTCACTAATTAGTTCATGCGATACAAGagattattatttatttgctaGAGTAAAATGTTGATTTGCGGGgttgggtgggtgggtgggtgtggTTGTGcggcgggggggggggggtgggtttGGTGCAGGAGGGGTGGCGCACGCACATGATGTTGAAATAGTCCaataagttttttctttttttccgtaAAAGGTCCTACGTTCTCTCTTTCACAAAAACTTCAGTTTAGGTTGCTAGAAAAGCGGCTAATCTTTTTCGTCCTTCCCACATGGTCTTAGCCCAAGTAGACACGACACCGACACAACACGTCGACATGttacttctaaaaaaaataaagaattccgacatattgggacacgttgtatattaaatgtatattttcatatatgcaTGATCAagtatcatttttatgattatttcaatcaaattaattcgattaaaattcataaataaataaataaataataaaaagagtgcctagaatgaatttacactagAAAAGAGGCTG
The sequence above is drawn from the Rhodamnia argentea isolate NSW1041297 chromosome 9, ASM2092103v1, whole genome shotgun sequence genome and encodes:
- the LOC125316689 gene encoding (+)-neomenthol dehydrogenase-like, encoding MAESTKRYAVITGANKGIGLEICRQLASNGIVVVLTSRDEKRGLEAVQKLKDSGLSDYVLFHQLDVTDPSSVVSLAKFIETRIGKLDILVNNAGVVGATVNYEAFRAAGFLEKQDADAHARVNWREAFTQSLEGAKTCIETNYHGSKRMVEAHIGLLQRSNSPRIVNVSSIVGKHQYVSDEWAKGVLSDIENLTEDKVDEVVNVYLENFKNSSSAVTPAYIISKAAINAYTRILAKKFPGFLINCVCPGAVRTDINGRRGILSMEEGAESPVKLALLPSGGPTGCFFIRKEQSEF